The genomic region GGCTAACATACATGATATAAAATGTAAACTTATTTATAGAATTTACTATATTTGGGCGTACGCCTTTACACCGAGCTATAGAGGAAAAGGCCCTTGATACAGTGGAGATTTTGATTAACTTCAAGGATGAAACGGGTAAAACTTCGCTGCATCGTGCAGTAGAGAACAATAGCAGCTGAGACGGAAAATACGAGGTATATTGAAGGATCGGATTAAAGGCGCGCATGCTGCGATTCCACAGGGGCACGGTATTTAACATTAAGGTGTGGGGTCTCTAAACGGATATGCCCTTGAAGGCGCGAAGTCAAACAACTCTCCAATGTTCCGCTCACCAACAGTGTTCGTTCTGCCGGATATGGTGCGATGCCTGTCTCAAAAAGTTCCTCAATCTTGGCGATGAGACATGCGGAATAAGTGACATTCGGTGTCGGTGTTAAGAAGAATTGCGTTGACACCGGCACGGGTTCATCCTTCAACTGCGCAGCGAAGCAGTAATCCCGCACCGCACCATTGAGCATCAGCAGCGTTGCCCTCAACCCATCGTTATACTCAATAAAATAGGCAGCGGGGTTTTCGACAAGCCGGTAGATTTCACCATTACTGATCATATCTTGTGTTCTACCGTCTTCATCCGTTAAACCGCACGGCGTATCACTTCTCGAAAGTGCCGCTTCCAACAATTCCAGAGACCAGCGTCCGTCTTCGCCTGCCTTCCAGACGTCCTCACCCTCTATTAATTGGACAGCTGCGACCCCAGTCTCGCCACCCTTTCGGCGTTCTATCATACATTGCATCGCCTCCAAGGCGTGATAATCCATCGGGTCTGAACCGCCAACGCCTACCATGAGTGCCTCCTCTATTTCACACTCCAACGGCAATTCTACATCCGGCAATCGCCACGTGACGGGTAGAGACGAACCCGCGAGCACTCCAAAACCGAGGCGGTGTCCATCGTCCACCATCTCTTTTGCTTTCTCAAAACTATAGGAGAGATGCTTGTCGTTGAAGATAGGCACGGCACGCCCATCTTCCTCAAAGACCTTGACACACTCTTTGAAAAATTCATAACGTGGATACAGCACTTGGTTTTTCTCATTGTGCGGATAATCGCCGTGTTCACCAATCGAAAGAACCGCATCCACAGCGAGTTCATCGCCACCACACCGAAGTGCTTCAGCGATAGTGGGATACACAGAGAAACCGAACTCTCTGGCACGGTCAAGGCTCTGATCACCTTCAGGTTTCTGGTCAACAAACAGCGAAACGACTTTCATATCGGGACGATGCCATCTGCCCTGTTTCGGATAGCCAACAAGAAAGCGGTCTGCAAAATGTTGCGCATGCGATAGGTAACGGTAGATAGTCGTGATAACGGCAATCCTTTTTGTTTCCATAACCTCAGGTCCTCCAGAAAGTTGATTCTTTAGTGGGTTGATACGCAATGTCTAAATGCGGCGTCTCCTGCGGCGTGCCCTCTGTAAAGAGACTGTCAACACCTGCTGCAACAAGTCCCGTTGTCAATAGCGTGCGTTCAACGGGATAGGTTGCCTCACCCGTCAGGAACATTTTCTCAATATTGTTAACCAGCGGCGAGAAGAAGTTCGCCAAGGTCGTCCGTGCCGGTGGCATCGGGAGATACATCTGTGTCGAAAGAATCTCGTTGTCCGTCCCGATATAAGCGGCAAAGTTGAAATCCTGTACCAACCCGTTCATCAGAATCATGGTAGACTTGAGTCCATCCTCGTGTTCGTACTGATACGCTATCGGGTCTTTCACGATCTCCTTCAACTCATCAAGATTTGGAAACGGGTTGTTAAACCCCTGACGTGAGGGTGTGAGGGTATGACTCCGACAGAGGGCAGTTTCAAAGAGTTTCCGCGACCAGCACTCGGTGTGATGTGCCTCCCAGAACGCCTCACCGCGATATGCCTGTAGCCATTTGACCCCGCTCTCACCACCTTCGCGCCGTTCTACCATACACTGTAAGGTTTCCAACGCGTGAAAGTCGTAACTGTCCACACCACCGTAGCCGACACACACCGCCTCAGAGACCGGTACACCGAACGGCATGTCAATGGAAGGTGTGCGCCACGTAACCGGCAAGGACGAGCCTGCCATAAACGCGAAGTCCATAGACTGGGAGATATCGTACATCTCACGTGCCCACTCCCAGTTCCATGAGAGGTGTTTGTCGTTAAAGGTCGGCACGCCGCGCCTACTCTTCTCATAGACCTCAGCGATCTGCATGAAGTGTTCATAGCGCGGATAGAGACGTTGTCCCTTCTCATTGGTGGGATATTCACCGTGTTCACCGATAATCAGGACCCCGTCGACTGCGAGTTCTTCACCTCCGAGGGTGAGTGCTTCCGCAATTGTAGGGTACCCCTTCATTGAGGGGAAACGTTCGAGACGGTCGCGGCTGAGGTCGTTGTCCTCGACCTGTTCGACGAAGAGGGAAACGAGATCCATCGGCGGGTGATGATGTCGGCTGTTCCACCCGTAGCCTTCCAAGAACCGATCGACGATGTGCTGCGTGTGCGAGTATTTGTGATAAATCGTCGCAATCGCGGCGATTTTAGGACGTTTTTCCATTTTTTAATTATTCCTTGCGGTTAAACAACGTGAGATTGGACTTTGACGCACCTTTCTAAAATCCGCTCTCCATTTCATTACGAGCTAAGGTTTTCTATCTCATGAATCTCTAAATTTCCTTAACTTACTCAAAATGCCAATAACTTACATAATGTAAACAGGGTATTCAGTCTTCCTGTAGGACGGATTT from Candidatus Poribacteria bacterium harbors:
- a CDS encoding ankyrin repeat domain-containing protein, giving the protein MEFTIFGRTPLHRAIEEKALDTVEILINFKDETGKTSLHRAVENNSS